TTACCGAGCTCTTGGTCCCTCGTTCCACCCGCGAAGGGCTATAATCGATGAGATCTATACCAAGAATAGCAGGATATTTCCCGATTTCCTTAAAAATAGTATTGATTTCTACACTCCGACCGTAGATTTGCTGTCCCGAAAGGATTCCCTTCCCCTGCATGTCAAGCAGATATTGATACACCGCCTGAGCAGCAGGGAGAGGATTAGGGGTCACGAGGTTTCTTCGGGGGAGCATAGTCTGATAGAGTTCCTTTGTCAGGGGCTCTAAGGTAAGACGATCAAGATACCATTCCCCCTGCAGGGAACTTATAAAAAGTCGATTTTCTCCTTTGCTAAGCCAGAGGGGATAATAGAAAAGTACATCAGAAAAAATCCCCGTTACCGTAAGACGCTGGGCCCCCACAGACCGTTCCTCCACATCTATCTGTACCTGGGCAAGTGATGTATCCCCCGGTTTTACCATACTTCGTAAACGAAGAGCATAATAGCCTTCCTGAGGGATCGTTACCGTTACTGCCAGGCTTACCCCTTCAATCACCGGGAACTTTACATACCCTGATCCGGTATAGCCCTGGTAGTCCTTCTCCTGCCGGACCCCAAAAAAGTCTCCATCCTCCGCTTCATACATCAAAGCACGAGAAGAAAGAGGGGGAAGCCGTCGCCCTTGTTGAGATTGAATTACCGGATAGTCCCGGGGGAAGGGGACATCCTCCGCAATTGCCACAAAGGGTGTTCCAATACTCACTACCATGCTCACAATCCTTATGATTCGCTGCCATTCCCTCATATATCTCATCGTATCTTGCGCTCTCATCCTCTTTCCCTCATGCCTCACAGCATTTTCCATCCCAATCTAATTGCTTATTTTTTTTCCTGTATAGAAATATTATCAATAACAAAATCCCCTGCAAAACGTCCACCAAACTTCAAGGGGAACTTCCCATTGGCAAGGACATCTTTTATATTGACCTTTACGGTATACACCTGATTGGCCGCATCAATCTTCTGGGTGGTCCAGCCCCAATTTCGGAGACTATCCTGCCACACCTGGAAGTACAGATATCCGTCTGGTTGGGTTGGCATTTTAAGGGGCTTAATATCGAACGATATGGTATAGTTCCGCCATCCTACAATGCCAACCTTTTCGGGGTCGGTAAACACCGCATCGATCCATTCTCCATCTACTTTACTATCCATGCTTATTAAAAGCGATTTGCCTTTGATTGCCCGGGAATCGGAAACAATCTGGAGTTTTACGCTCTTATACTCGGGTTTACCCACCTTAAAAGCAGAGATGTCTCCATTTTCAAAATCCACCGTTATGGGATTAAACGGTAACTTAACGGGCTTTTCAAAGGGCTTGGCGGCTTCGGCAATAAGGGTTTCCGCCTGAGCCTTGTATCCCGCGATGGCAGCGGCGGGACTATTACCGGTCCAGACAATTTCTCCAAGGAAGTTATCCAACATAGGATCAAGCACCGAGTTAGAAGGTCCCGGATAGTAGGGCTTTTTGGCCATTTCATCTACAATGGGAAAGATTTCCTTGGGCCACTTCTGGCGTCCCTTGAGATCTTCCTCGTACCATTCTTTAAGACAAATATCGATGAATTTTCCCGCATAGGTGGGACTTTTGGAGCCATTCCCGATGGCATAGCCGTCACATTCAAAGATGTTTACCTGTTCTTTGTTTCCTGGACCCCGCGGGAGTGGTACGTAGGCAAGTTCATCCCGGGTATTTTGGATAATTTGGACCGGGAAATATTCCCGTTCCATATACATGGCGATGGTACGCCGCTGGAGTCCCATACTCGTCATGCTGTAGTCCTGCTGGTACCAGCCCTCTTTTTTAGCATCCGCCAGGAACTGAAGGGCCTCTAACAGTCGTTGGTCGTCAAAATTCAATTTAAAGTTCCCCTTTGCATCCTTGACGGTGAAACCTGTCCCGTTCATGTACACAAAGCCCCGGGTCCACCAGTTTCCAAAGCCCCAACGATCTATCTTGCCACTGCCCGTCGTATCCTTGGTAAGTTTGATGGCTAATTCCCGAAGTTTTGCCCAGGTCCACTTGCCAGCCTTATAGAGCGCCAGGGGCTGTTCACTCTCGGGGATCCCTTCTTCTTCCATCAAGGTTTTGTTGTAAATGATGATCCAAGGGTGATTGGAAGTAACATGGGAAGCCACGTAGTATTTCCCATCATATTTAAAGGCCAAGTCCATCCCCGTTTTGTTAATATACGGAACATTGAGGTTCACGTACTTATCAATTGGTTGTACATATCCCCGCGTATAAAACAGGGGGAAATCCGCATCCCGGGCAAAAATGACATCGATGGGTTCCCCCGCCGCCATAT
The DNA window shown above is from Treponema sp. J25 and carries:
- a CDS encoding extracellular solute-binding protein; this translates as MLKKKPVLLWGLVLLTATLASGAESPNITVFRPGVNPRDKNDVMVRAAEKYRKETGGKVTFVISDWVNWQSKILTYMAAGEPIDVIFARDADFPLFYTRGYVQPIDKYVNLNVPYINKTGMDLAFKYDGKYYVASHVTSNHPWIIIYNKTLMEEEGIPESEQPLALYKAGKWTWAKLRELAIKLTKDTTGSGKIDRWGFGNWWTRGFVYMNGTGFTVKDAKGNFKLNFDDQRLLEALQFLADAKKEGWYQQDYSMTSMGLQRRTIAMYMEREYFPVQIIQNTRDELAYVPLPRGPGNKEQVNIFECDGYAIGNGSKSPTYAGKFIDICLKEWYEEDLKGRQKWPKEIFPIVDEMAKKPYYPGPSNSVLDPMLDNFLGEIVWTGNSPAAAIAGYKAQAETLIAEAAKPFEKPVKLPFNPITVDFENGDISAFKVGKPEYKSVKLQIVSDSRAIKGKSLLISMDSKVDGEWIDAVFTDPEKVGIVGWRNYTISFDIKPLKMPTQPDGYLYFQVWQDSLRNWGWTTQKIDAANQVYTVKVNIKDVLANGKFPLKFGGRFAGDFVIDNISIQEKK